One Choloepus didactylus isolate mChoDid1 chromosome 8, mChoDid1.pri, whole genome shotgun sequence DNA window includes the following coding sequences:
- the KCNA6 gene encoding potassium voltage-gated channel subfamily A member 6: MRSEKSLTLAAPGEVRGPEGEQQDAGDFPETGGGGGCCSSERLVINISGLRFETQLRTLSLFPDTLLGDPGRRVRFFDPLRNEYFFDRNRPSFDAILYYYQSGGRLRRPVNVPLDIFLEEIRFYQLGDEALAAFREDEGCLPEGGEDEKPLPSQPFQRQVWLLFEYPESSGPARGIAIVSVLVILISIVIFCLETLPQFRAEPRGGSNGGGVSRVSPISRGSQEEEEDGDDSYKFNPGITTGGMVAGGSSSLSTLGGSFFTDPFFLVETLCIVWFTFELLVRFSACPSKPAFFRNIMNIIDLVAIFPYFITLGTELVQQQEQQPVSGGGGQNGQQAMSLAILRVIRLVRVFRIFKLSRHSKGLQILGKTLQASMRELGLLIFFLFIGVILFSSAVYFAEADDDDSLFPSIPDAFWWAVVTMTTVGYGDMYPMTVGGKIVGSLCAIAGVLTIALPVPVIVSNFNYFYHRETEQEEQGQYTHVTCGQPTPDLKAADSGLGKPDFSEAARERRPSYLPTPHRMYAEKRMLTEV, translated from the coding sequence ATGAGATCGGAGAAATCCCTTACGCTGGCGGCGCCGGGGGAGGTCCGTGGGCCGGAGGGGGAGCAACAGGATGCGGGAGACTTCCCGGAGACTGGCGGGGGCGGGGGCTGTTGTAGCAGCGAGCGCCTGGTGATCAATATCTCCGGGCTGCGCTTCGAGACACAGTTGCGCACCCTGTCCCTGTTTCCGGACACGCTACTGGGGGACCCCGGCCGCCGCGTCCGCTTCTTCGATCCCCTGAGGAACGAGTACTTCTTCGACCGTAACCGGCCCAGCTTTGATGCCATCCTCTACTATTACCAGTCTGGGGGCCGCCTGCGGAGGCCGGTCAACGTGCCCCTGGACATCTTCCTGGAGGAGATCCGCTTCTACCAACTGGGGGATGAGGCCCTGGCGGCCTTCAGGGAGGACGAGGGCTGCCTGCCTGAAGGTGGGGAGGACGAGAAGCCACTGCCCTCCCAGCCCTTCCAGCGCCAGGTCTGGCTGCTCTTTGAGTACCCGGAGAGCTCGGGGCCGGCCCGGGGAATAGCCATCGTCTCCGTGTTGGTCATTCTTATCTCCATCGTCATCTTTTGCTTGGAGACCTTACCCCAGTTCCGGGCGGAACCTCGAGGTGGAAGCAATGGTGGTGGTGTGAGCCGAGTGTCCCCAATCTCCAGGGGGAgtcaagaggaagaggaggatggAGACGATTCCTATAAATTTAATCCCGGTATCACCACTGGGGGTATGGTGGCAGGGGGGTCATCCTCACTAAGTACTCTTGGGGGCTCCTTCTTTACGGACCCTTTCTTTCTGGTGGAGACGCTGTGCATCGTTTGGTTCACCTTTGAGCTCCTGGTGCGCTTCTCCGCCTGTCCCAGCAAGCCAGCCTTCTTCCGGAACATCATGAATATCATTGACTTGGTGGCCATCTTCCCCTACTTCATCACCCTAGGCACTGAGCTGGtgcagcagcaggagcagcagccagTGAGTGGAGGGGGCGGCCAGAATGGGCAGCAGGCCATGTCCCTGGCCATCCTCAGAGTGATCCGCCTGGTCCGGGTGTTTCGCATCTTCAAGCTCTCCCGCCACTCCAAGGGGCTCCAGATCCTGGGCAAGACCCTGCAGGCCTCCATGCGGGAGCTGGGCCTGctcatcttcttcctcttcatcGGAGTCATCCTCTTCTCCAGCGCCGTCTACTTCGCTGAGGCTGATGATGATGATTCGCTCTTTCCCAGCATCCCAGATGCCTTCTGGTGGGCAGTGGTTACCATGACCACGGTGGGCTATGGGGACATGTACCCCATGACAGTGGGGGGCAAGATCGTGGGCTCGCTCTGCGCCATCGCTGGGGTCCTCACCATCGCCCTGCCCGTGCCTGTCATCGTCTCCAACTTCAACTACTTCTACCATCGCGAGACGGAGCAGGAGGAGCAAGGTCAGTACACCCACGTCACCTGTGGGCAGCCGACACCAGACCTGAAGGCAGCTGACAGTGGACTTGGCAAGCCTGACTTCTCTGAGGCTGCCCGGGAAAGGAGACCCAGCTACCTTCCCACTCCTCATCGCATGTATGCAGAGAAAAGGATGCTCACTGAAGTCTGA